One Leptolyngbya sp. SIO1E4 genomic window, GCGGGACAATGCCATGGTGCTCACGACCTGCCAGGTTAATGCGAATTCTGCCGTCATAAAACGAAGGCAACGCAAAGGCCGGCATCTGGGGCCACCATGGTTGATAGTAGGTTGAAGGTTGCCAATACAAGTCTGCAGCGAACCCCTTTCCTAGATGAGGCAAGTATTTCTGCAAGGCTCGGGCAGTTTTGCGATTAAGCGTCGCTCTCCAGTGATGTAACGGGTTGGAAGGCTTCAACCATGCATAGGGATGATGCCAGCTTTTTGCCTCAGAAAATGCAGGAATTTCCTCAGGATGCTGACTCCACGCTTTGGGAATTTCTAGAAATGGGCGGTTGAAAGCATGTCGATAGAGTAGTTCAGGCAGCAGGAACATACTTTGCAAGTCAGAATGGTTCGCGCCCATGCCCCCCATGGCAAAGGCCACGACGTCTCTCTGGGGGGCGGCTTCAACGAGGGCTGCGATCATACGATCAACAGCTTCATGAATCTCGATTAAGGCTTTTTCAGCCGCTTTGGCAGAAGCTGAGTTGTGCAAAGGATGATGCGGGTCAACCCCGTGCCAGAGGGCTTCGATACCAGAATGAAGCTCTCCGGTGACCACGTAAAACACATCATGGTGGCTAAAGTTTTCAGATAATAGCCACAGGGCTGCTTGTTGCCTCACCTCGATCGCATTCACTAAGGCTCGTCCCATTTGTGCACACTTCTCAGCGGAATAACAAGGAAACTCATAAATCCACTGGGGTGAGGGGTAATGACCGAATCGCTGAATAAATGCTTCTAGAAGACTGTCTGTGCTGCCTTGCAAAGGTATCCCCGGATCATGGGCACCCCAGCCGACAATGCCTTCAAGTTTTTGAGATTTTGCCAGATCAAAGTAGGGCGGATCAAAGACCGCGATCGTGGCGTCTAGCTGCTCAAAACACGGCACGAAATGGGAGCCTTCCTGACGAACTGTGTAAGTCTCAGGAGAAAACTCAATAACTGACCAACGCTTGGCTGCTGATGGAGATAATCCCGATGCCACATGTTCCCACGCTAACCCTGTTCGCTGTGCTGGGCCATGGTCTAAATAGAAAGACGTGCTGAGATCGCGCAGGGCTGAAAGGGCAGGCATTTTACCGGCAGCCATTAGCTTCTCAGCAAAGGAGATTTCTAATCCATCAAGGCCAATAACGAGTAGCGGTTGCTGAGAAGAAATAGGCATCACGACTCTCACTAAACGTTTGAATTTTGGAGCGAATAGACTGATTTCGTGGATGCACTCGATTTCGTCAAGTTTAGCAACTCGAAATTGATATGTCTGGTTATTTTTTGAAGATGTGGGCGCTTTTTAGATAAGTTTTAGTGAAGATTTTAAGGCGATATCCTTTAGCTATTTTTCTGCCCGGATATATGGAAATTGAGAGAGTGATAACAATTTTATTTTCTATTAAGAGCTACCGGATATACACATCTGGCTTGAGAAGCAGATATGCGGGATAACCTCCCTTAATCCTTCCTTCTCAAGAAGGGAAATCTAGTTCTCCTCCTTCTCAAGGCTACGGTGTACACACATCTCAGGTTGGGGCGGTAAGGCGACCATTCCGATGGTGTGAGGGAGGTTCTGCTTGAGGACATTTCGCTGTCCTCAAACTCCCGTCGACTAGGACGTTCCGTCGTCCTAGAACCTCCCGAAAGAGGAGGGCTGGTGAGGTTAACTACAGTGTTGCATTGGGGGTTGGATTTGCCGCCGGAGGCCGCTTGCACAAACGCCTCTAGCTTTGCCGGAATTCAGTTCTGAAGGAACTTGAGCAGGAGCTGGAGCATTGATGCTCTCCGGTGGCAGTATGGGTTAGGCAAAGACTTGTGCATACACCGTAGTTCTCAAGGAGGAGTTAGAGGCTTCTCAAGGAGGAGTTAGAGGCGATCTGAATTTTTTGCAGCAATATCAGAATGTGTCTGTGCTGAGTTGCTGCTCAGGAAGAATTGTTCGTCTTATTTAAGCCCGGTGGTGTTCCAATCCAAATTTTTATTCATCGCGTTGTAGAGTCTGTTCTTCTGCTTGCTTGTGGATTTCCTTAAGTGGGATTAGATATTTCTGCTTCCTCATAGGGGGGATCTGGCTATTGTTTTGTCGGTCATACTCTGATTTTTATTTTCCCTACTTTTTCTCGATTGCCTTCCCGCTTCTTCTCCCTTGCTGCCTAGAGTGATGCCTGTAGACATGAGAACTGTCTTA contains:
- a CDS encoding alkaline phosphatase family protein yields the protein MPISSQQPLLVIGLDGLEISFAEKLMAAGKMPALSALRDLSTSFYLDHGPAQRTGLAWEHVASGLSPSAAKRWSVIEFSPETYTVRQEGSHFVPCFEQLDATIAVFDPPYFDLAKSQKLEGIVGWGAHDPGIPLQGSTDSLLEAFIQRFGHYPSPQWIYEFPCYSAEKCAQMGRALVNAIEVRQQAALWLLSENFSHHDVFYVVTGELHSGIEALWHGVDPHHPLHNSASAKAAEKALIEIHEAVDRMIAALVEAAPQRDVVAFAMGGMGANHSDLQSMFLLPELLYRHAFNRPFLEIPKAWSQHPEEIPAFSEAKSWHHPYAWLKPSNPLHHWRATLNRKTARALQKYLPHLGKGFAADLYWQPSTYYQPWWPQMPAFALPSFYDGRIRINLAGREHHGIVPLANYSQVCQQLEALLRECRDPRTGESVVADVERPEIADPTQLHNSDADMVIIWQGMSTAFEHPTHGVVGPVPYRRTGGHTGPYGVAFIAGARIPVGAQGIRSSFDVVPTIAELLGQSLDQSFSGTSLLNSCTVSQ